The following proteins are encoded in a genomic region of Aminivibrio pyruvatiphilus:
- a CDS encoding septum formation initiator produces MLRLRWILLAAVVSLFSAIMGTAYFLEFRKIGRLTELADERMAVLVSMSRSVQELREKVAFYNTPEGVAHLAREQYNLSFPGEMVFKIEVKKNSLPQEKR; encoded by the coding sequence GTGCTCCGGCTCAGGTGGATACTCCTTGCTGCCGTAGTGTCCCTTTTCTCGGCGATCATGGGGACGGCCTACTTCCTGGAATTCCGGAAGATAGGCCGCCTCACGGAGCTGGCGGACGAAAGGATGGCGGTGCTTGTCTCCATGAGCCGGTCGGTCCAGGAGCTCCGGGAAAAGGTGGCCTTTTATAATACCCCCGAGGGGGTGGCCCACCTTGCGCGGGAGCAGTACAACCTTTCCTTTCCGGGAGAGATGGTGTTCAAGATAGAAGTGAAGAAGAATTCCTTGCCTCAGGAGAAGCGATAG
- the rpsR gene encoding 30S ribosomal protein S18, with amino-acid sequence MAVNEGRGEGRGPGGPGGRGGRRGGKRRPKVCFFCVDKIEHVDYKDVEKLRKYVSERGKIMPRRVTGNCAKHQRQLTEAIKRARYMALLPFSVE; translated from the coding sequence ATGGCTGTGAATGAAGGCAGAGGCGAAGGCAGAGGACCCGGCGGCCCCGGAGGCCGCGGCGGCCGGAGAGGCGGAAAGCGCCGGCCGAAGGTATGTTTCTTCTGCGTGGACAAAATAGAGCACGTGGATTACAAAGATGTTGAAAAGCTCCGCAAGTACGTCAGCGAACGGGGAAAGATCATGCCCCGCCGCGTGACCGGAAACTGCGCGAAGCACCAGCGCCAGCTTACGGAGGCGATCAAGCGGGCAAGATACATGGCCCTTCTCCCCTTCTCCGTGGAGTAA
- a CDS encoding single-stranded DNA-binding protein produces MARGFNKVILMGNLARDPEIRYSVDKRAMARFAVAVNNTWKDRNGELQESVDFIPVVVWGPAAENCERYLKKGSPVLVEGRIQVRSYEAKDGSGKRYATDVVASGVTFLGSKRQDDSPSGSFGDDEGYGDSVRKDRRFGSQDEDFPMDISEVRNEEDADIPF; encoded by the coding sequence GTGGCGAGAGGATTTAACAAGGTCATTCTGATGGGCAACCTTGCCCGGGATCCCGAGATACGCTATTCAGTGGACAAACGGGCCATGGCCCGTTTTGCCGTGGCAGTGAACAATACCTGGAAGGACAGGAACGGCGAACTGCAGGAGAGTGTTGATTTCATTCCCGTGGTCGTCTGGGGACCTGCCGCTGAAAACTGCGAGCGGTATCTCAAGAAGGGCAGCCCCGTTCTCGTGGAAGGCCGGATCCAGGTCCGGAGCTACGAGGCGAAGGATGGCTCCGGAAAACGGTACGCCACAGATGTCGTCGCCTCGGGGGTGACGTTCCTCGGGTCGAAGCGGCAGGATGATTCCCCATCCGGTTCCTTCGGCGACGACGAGGGGTATGGAGACAGCGTCCGCAAGGACCGCCGCTTCGGCTCCCAGGACGAGGACTTCCCCATGGATATTTCCGAGGTGCGGAACGAAGAGGATGCGGACATCCCCTTCTAG
- the rpsF gene encoding 30S ribosomal protein S6, with the protein MRPYEMMVLVSAEIEDPKEEIAKIEEVVRNLGGEVAKTDFWGKRRLAYPIDKKTEGFYAVCNFSLNPDQLVELNRVLGLRPNVYRQMTVRLDEK; encoded by the coding sequence GTGCGGCCATATGAAATGATGGTGCTTGTGAGCGCCGAGATCGAGGATCCGAAGGAAGAGATCGCGAAGATCGAGGAGGTCGTGCGCAATCTTGGCGGAGAGGTGGCCAAGACCGATTTCTGGGGGAAAAGGCGTCTTGCCTATCCCATCGACAAGAAAACGGAAGGATTTTACGCCGTGTGCAATTTTTCGCTCAACCCGGACCAGCTCGTTGAGCTCAACCGTGTTCTTGGACTGCGCCCGAATGTCTATCGTCAGATGACAGTCCGTCTTGACGAAAAATAA
- the secA gene encoding preprotein translocase subunit SecA, with product MLDKLKKVLGLDPNDRALKRYREKAEEINLLEPETSALTDEELRNRGPEFRRRLENGESADDLLPEVFAVVREVSKRTIGLRHFDVQLMGGMALHEGKITEMKTGEGKTLVATLAVVLNALSGKGVHVVTVNDYLARRDAEWMGPIYSFLGLTVGVIYAYMDQEERFAAYRADITYGTNSEFGFDYLRDNMATSEEYLVQRGHSYCIVDEVDSILIDEARTPLIISGPSDDNVDMYTLSDKVARQLREGRDYEKDEKERNVAMTEAGIARCEEILKMPELFSDAAHSDLAHRIVQALKAHVLFQRDVHYVVKDGEILIVDEFTGRLMVGRRYSDGLHQAIEAKEGVKVGRESQTLATITLQNYFRMYRKLAGMTGTAATEAEEFKEIYGLEVIVVPTNVDMIRNDNPDAIYRTVTEKFAAVADEIQESHTRGCPVLVGTTSIENSERISRLLKARKIPHQVLNAKHHEREAQIVAQAGHMGAVTVATNMAGRGTDILLGGNPEFLAREALRSDNPDPSKEQEVHASLLAKFREQCRAERDRVKELGGLKIIGTERHEARRIDNQLRGRAGRQGDPGSSRFYLSLEDDLLRLFGSERIQGLMEKLGMEEGESIEHPLLTKAIASAQKKVEEMHFDIRKQLLAYDNVMNRQREAVYAERQQILSDGSIVDHVWEVIDGVVEDILEKYFPEEGESDPGRAQARLKAIFGPGLENHLEGVDNPRDMLGRKDGLKEEIRGRFLRKVETLGEEEGGALLRFLILHTLDSGWKDHLLAMDELRRGIGLRAIGQKDPLLEYQFESYNLFQGMMERVRESVAELAFRVRVVSDTGRGGSPERRESREFVLPFGGSAEQPEPRGEGPRQPVKKGPKVGRNDPCPCGSGKKYKHCCGAGK from the coding sequence ATGCTCGATAAACTGAAAAAAGTCCTGGGCCTCGACCCCAACGACCGGGCGCTGAAACGCTACAGGGAAAAGGCGGAGGAAATCAACCTCCTCGAACCCGAAACGTCGGCCCTGACGGACGAAGAACTCAGGAACAGGGGGCCGGAGTTCAGGCGGCGCCTTGAAAACGGAGAGTCCGCCGATGATCTTCTCCCCGAGGTTTTCGCCGTAGTCCGTGAGGTCTCGAAACGGACCATCGGGCTCCGCCACTTCGATGTCCAGCTCATGGGCGGAATGGCCCTCCACGAGGGAAAAATCACGGAGATGAAGACCGGAGAAGGCAAGACCCTGGTGGCCACCCTGGCGGTGGTGCTGAACGCCCTCTCCGGCAAGGGCGTCCACGTAGTCACGGTGAACGACTACCTCGCCCGGCGGGACGCCGAATGGATGGGACCCATATACTCCTTCCTCGGCCTCACGGTGGGTGTCATTTACGCCTACATGGACCAGGAGGAGCGGTTCGCCGCCTACCGGGCCGACATCACCTACGGAACGAACAGCGAGTTCGGCTTCGACTACCTGAGGGACAACATGGCCACCTCGGAGGAGTATCTCGTCCAGCGGGGACATTCCTACTGCATCGTGGACGAGGTGGACTCCATCCTCATCGACGAGGCGAGGACCCCCCTGATCATTTCCGGTCCCTCCGACGACAACGTGGATATGTACACCCTGTCCGACAAAGTAGCCCGGCAGCTCCGGGAAGGGCGGGACTACGAGAAGGACGAGAAGGAACGGAACGTGGCCATGACGGAAGCGGGCATCGCCAGGTGCGAGGAGATCCTGAAGATGCCGGAACTCTTCTCCGACGCCGCCCACTCGGACCTCGCCCACAGGATAGTCCAGGCACTCAAGGCCCACGTCCTCTTCCAGAGGGACGTCCATTACGTGGTGAAGGACGGGGAAATCCTCATCGTCGACGAATTCACCGGCAGGCTCATGGTGGGACGGCGGTATTCCGACGGGCTCCACCAGGCCATCGAGGCCAAGGAAGGAGTCAAGGTGGGCAGGGAGAGCCAGACCCTTGCCACCATCACCCTTCAGAACTACTTCCGCATGTACCGCAAGCTGGCGGGAATGACGGGTACGGCGGCAACCGAGGCCGAGGAATTCAAGGAGATCTACGGTCTCGAAGTCATCGTGGTCCCCACCAACGTGGACATGATAAGGAACGACAACCCCGACGCCATCTACCGCACTGTGACGGAAAAATTCGCCGCCGTGGCCGACGAGATACAGGAGTCCCACACCCGGGGCTGCCCCGTTCTCGTGGGAACCACCTCCATAGAAAATTCCGAGAGGATCAGCAGGCTGCTGAAGGCCCGGAAGATTCCCCACCAGGTGCTGAACGCCAAGCACCACGAGAGAGAAGCCCAGATCGTGGCCCAGGCGGGGCACATGGGTGCCGTCACGGTGGCCACCAACATGGCGGGCCGCGGAACGGACATTCTTCTCGGCGGCAATCCGGAGTTCCTTGCCAGGGAAGCCCTCAGGTCCGATAATCCCGACCCCTCGAAAGAACAGGAAGTGCACGCCTCCCTCCTTGCGAAGTTCCGTGAGCAGTGCCGTGCGGAACGGGACAGGGTAAAGGAACTCGGCGGCCTGAAGATCATCGGCACCGAGCGCCATGAGGCCCGGCGGATCGACAACCAGCTCCGCGGACGGGCGGGCCGCCAGGGAGATCCAGGTTCGAGCCGGTTCTACCTTTCCCTGGAGGATGACCTTCTCCGTCTCTTCGGCTCGGAGAGGATCCAGGGGCTGATGGAGAAGCTGGGAATGGAGGAGGGGGAGTCCATCGAACACCCCCTTCTCACCAAGGCCATCGCCTCCGCCCAGAAAAAGGTGGAGGAGATGCACTTCGACATACGGAAGCAGCTTCTCGCCTACGACAACGTGATGAACCGCCAGCGCGAGGCAGTTTACGCCGAAAGGCAGCAGATCCTGAGTGACGGCAGCATCGTTGACCACGTCTGGGAAGTGATCGACGGCGTGGTGGAGGATATCCTGGAGAAGTACTTCCCCGAAGAAGGGGAGTCCGACCCGGGAAGGGCCCAGGCCAGGCTGAAGGCCATTTTCGGGCCCGGCCTCGAGAACCATCTTGAGGGAGTTGACAACCCCAGGGACATGCTCGGGCGGAAGGACGGCCTGAAGGAGGAGATCCGGGGCCGCTTCCTCCGCAAGGTGGAAACTCTCGGCGAGGAAGAGGGCGGGGCTCTTCTCAGGTTCCTCATCCTCCACACCCTTGACAGCGGCTGGAAGGACCATCTGCTGGCCATGGACGAACTGCGCAGGGGAATCGGCCTCAGGGCCATAGGCCAGAAGGATCCCCTTCTGGAGTACCAGTTTGAATCCTACAACCTGTTCCAGGGAATGATGGAGCGGGTCAGGGAATCGGTGGCCGAGCTCGCCTTCAGGGTCCGTGTGGTGTCCGACACGGGCAGGGGCGGTTCCCCTGAGCGGAGGGAGAGCCGGGAATTTGTCCTTCCCTTCGGGGGGAGTGCTGAACAGCCCGAACCAAGGGGAGAAGGTCCCCGGCAGCCGGTGAAAAAAGGCCCCAAAGTGGGACGGAACGATCCCTGCCCCTGCGGCAGCGGAAAAAAATACAAGCATTGCTGCGGCGCCGGCAAGTAG
- the rplI gene encoding 50S ribosomal protein L9, which yields MKVILKKDVNKIGAAGELIETSDGYARNFLFPKGLAEEATPERLKEWQERQSAKKKKDEKLKNEARELQKRLSGKVVRIRASTGETGKLFGSVTAAAVAENLAAQHSASVDKRDIRMPDTVKQTGNYTFTVRLHPGVEAEMTLTVESE from the coding sequence ATGAAGGTTATTTTGAAGAAGGACGTAAACAAGATAGGCGCCGCCGGCGAGCTGATCGAGACTTCTGACGGCTACGCCAGGAACTTTCTCTTCCCGAAGGGGCTTGCAGAGGAAGCCACGCCGGAGCGTCTGAAAGAGTGGCAGGAGCGGCAGTCCGCGAAGAAGAAAAAGGACGAGAAGCTGAAGAACGAGGCCCGGGAGCTCCAGAAGCGGCTCTCCGGAAAGGTCGTCCGGATCCGGGCGAGCACCGGCGAGACAGGCAAGCTCTTCGGCAGCGTTACCGCTGCGGCGGTGGCGGAGAACCTGGCGGCCCAGCATTCCGCGTCCGTGGACAAGCGGGATATCAGGATGCCCGACACGGTGAAGCAGACGGGGAACTATACCTTCACCGTCCGCCTCCATCCCGGCGTCGAGGCGGAGATGACCCTCACCGTCGAGAGCGAATGA
- the pgsA gene encoding CDP-diacylglycerol--glycerol-3-phosphate 3-phosphatidyltransferase, translating to MRKITWNIPNILSLLRVFLAPLVLIFLTFKFTYPVYTVEELELRVTFGDILAGTVFILAALTDTADGYIARKKGMVTNLGKFIDPVADKVLVMAALISLVELQRIPAWIVVVILSRDLIVTGVRMVAAAEGVVIAASRGGKLKTVFQIVAISMLIFNLPFGIEVMWAAMILTVWSGMDYLIKGKKLFTD from the coding sequence GTGAGGAAGATTACCTGGAATATTCCCAACATATTAAGTCTTCTGAGGGTCTTTCTCGCTCCGCTGGTGCTTATCTTTCTTACCTTCAAGTTTACCTATCCGGTGTATACCGTGGAAGAGCTCGAGCTGAGGGTGACCTTCGGGGACATCCTCGCCGGAACGGTCTTCATCCTTGCCGCTCTCACCGACACAGCCGACGGCTACATCGCCAGGAAAAAAGGCATGGTGACCAACCTGGGCAAGTTCATCGACCCCGTGGCCGACAAGGTCCTCGTCATGGCCGCCCTTATCTCGCTGGTGGAGCTTCAGCGCATTCCGGCGTGGATCGTGGTGGTGATCCTCTCCCGGGATCTCATCGTCACCGGCGTCCGCATGGTCGCCGCCGCCGAAGGGGTCGTCATCGCCGCCTCCAGGGGAGGCAAGCTCAAGACGGTGTTCCAGATCGTGGCCATCTCCATGCTCATTTTCAACCTTCCCTTCGGCATCGAGGTCATGTGGGCCGCCATGATCCTCACCGTGTGGTCCGGCATGGACTATCTCATCAAGGGAAAGAAGCTCTTCACCGACTGA
- a CDS encoding ABC transporter ATP-binding protein, translating to MLKIEDLNVYYGAIHAVKGISLSIPRGSIVTLIGANGAGKSSTIRAVAGLVRNVKGKIVYTPPEGEPVNLVGKAPEEMVKLGIAMSPEGRRILPHLTVEENLQLGAFIRNDRDGVERDRDHVYELFPRLKERSWQKGGTLSGGEQQMLAVGRALMSQPHLVMLDEPSLGLAPLLVKEVFDIIGEINALGKTVLLVEQNAFAALKIASYAYILEVGSIVLEGRGEDLLKDSRVKEAYLGG from the coding sequence ATGCTGAAAATTGAAGACCTCAACGTATACTACGGGGCCATTCATGCCGTCAAGGGAATTTCTCTCTCCATCCCCAGGGGGAGCATCGTCACCCTCATCGGCGCCAATGGGGCGGGAAAGAGCAGCACCATCCGGGCAGTGGCGGGACTGGTGCGGAACGTCAAGGGAAAAATCGTCTACACCCCGCCTGAAGGAGAGCCGGTGAACCTCGTCGGGAAGGCTCCCGAGGAGATGGTGAAGCTTGGTATCGCCATGAGCCCTGAAGGCCGGCGGATCCTGCCCCATCTCACCGTGGAGGAAAACCTCCAGCTCGGCGCATTCATCAGGAATGACAGGGATGGTGTCGAGCGTGACCGGGATCATGTGTACGAACTGTTCCCCCGGCTGAAGGAGCGCTCCTGGCAGAAAGGGGGAACCCTTTCCGGGGGTGAGCAGCAGATGCTCGCCGTAGGCCGGGCCCTCATGAGCCAGCCTCACCTGGTGATGCTCGACGAACCCTCCCTCGGGCTTGCCCCTCTTCTCGTCAAGGAAGTATTCGACATCATCGGGGAGATCAACGCCCTGGGCAAGACCGTCCTGCTGGTGGAGCAGAACGCCTTCGCGGCGCTCAAGATCGCATCCTACGCCTATATCCTGGAGGTCGGATCCATCGTCCTCGAGGGCAGGGGAGAGGATCTGCTCAAGGACAGCAGGGTGAAGGAGGCCTACCTCGGAGGCTGA
- the argS gene encoding arginine--tRNA ligase, whose protein sequence is MGDVTATLRRIVEGALREVAEEKGLSVSGLPEIAFEKPKRENQGDLSTNCAMQMSRHFGEKPLALAEKIVARLSSDPYLEKVETAGPGFINFFLSSRWMGEALAEILGRGKVYGSSDLGGGRRVQVEFVSANPTGPLHVGHGRGAAVGDIIANILKFTGWDVQREYYINDAGLQMDILGRSTQSRYFEIAGSPEKAPFPSDGYKGGYIYDIAGAVREREGDRFLSLPPEESLPFFKTFAADTILTTIRKDLADFGVAFDVWFSEKSLYERDLVPSAMETLKTRGFAFEQDGALWFKSTDFTDEKDRVLIRSNGVPTYFASDITYHKEKFDRGFDRVIDIWGADHHGYVPRMKAGVESLGRNSEDLDVLLIQFVNLLRDGQQVAMSTRSGEFVTLRDVMDEVGVDATRFFFVMRRSDSHLDFDLELAKQASNDNPVYYVQYAHARICSVLREAEARGIAVPSGADVPEGIFAADEEKKLLSRLADFPKEAEKASKDLAPHILVNYVSDLAGDFHSFYNAHRVLGEEEQVMKARLLLMQAAGTVISTVLGLLGVAAPERM, encoded by the coding sequence ATGGGTGATGTTACGGCAACCCTTCGGCGTATCGTCGAGGGAGCCCTTCGGGAGGTCGCGGAGGAAAAGGGTCTTTCCGTTTCCGGGCTGCCCGAAATAGCGTTCGAGAAACCGAAGCGGGAAAACCAGGGGGATCTTTCCACCAACTGCGCCATGCAGATGAGCAGGCATTTCGGAGAAAAGCCCCTGGCGCTGGCCGAAAAAATAGTGGCACGGCTCTCCTCCGATCCCTACCTGGAAAAGGTCGAGACGGCAGGGCCCGGGTTCATCAACTTTTTCCTCTCGTCCCGGTGGATGGGGGAGGCTCTTGCCGAGATCCTCGGCCGCGGGAAGGTCTACGGTTCGTCAGACCTCGGCGGAGGCAGGCGGGTCCAGGTGGAATTCGTGAGCGCCAACCCCACCGGTCCCCTGCATGTGGGGCACGGACGCGGCGCCGCCGTGGGCGACATCATCGCCAATATCCTGAAGTTCACAGGCTGGGATGTGCAGCGGGAATACTACATCAACGACGCGGGGCTCCAGATGGATATTCTCGGACGTTCCACCCAGTCGCGCTACTTCGAGATCGCCGGCAGTCCGGAGAAGGCCCCCTTCCCGTCGGACGGGTACAAGGGCGGCTACATATACGACATCGCCGGAGCGGTGAGGGAGCGCGAGGGCGACCGTTTTCTTTCCCTTCCCCCCGAGGAGAGCCTTCCCTTCTTCAAGACTTTCGCCGCCGATACCATCCTCACCACCATCAGGAAGGACCTCGCCGACTTCGGGGTGGCCTTCGACGTGTGGTTCTCCGAGAAGAGCCTGTATGAGCGGGATCTCGTCCCCTCGGCCATGGAAACCCTGAAAACCCGCGGCTTCGCTTTCGAGCAGGACGGCGCCCTCTGGTTCAAGTCCACCGACTTCACCGACGAGAAGGACCGGGTGCTCATCCGCAGCAACGGCGTCCCCACCTACTTCGCCTCCGATATCACCTACCACAAGGAAAAATTCGACAGGGGCTTCGACCGGGTCATTGACATCTGGGGCGCGGACCATCACGGCTACGTTCCCAGGATGAAGGCGGGAGTGGAATCCCTCGGAAGGAACTCCGAAGACCTGGACGTCCTTCTGATCCAGTTCGTGAACCTGCTCCGGGACGGTCAGCAGGTGGCCATGTCGACCCGTTCGGGCGAGTTCGTCACTCTCCGTGACGTGATGGACGAGGTCGGCGTCGACGCCACCAGGTTCTTTTTCGTTATGCGCCGGAGCGATTCCCATCTCGACTTCGACCTCGAACTGGCGAAGCAGGCCTCCAACGACAATCCGGTTTATTACGTCCAGTACGCCCACGCCAGGATATGCAGCGTTCTCCGGGAGGCGGAAGCCAGGGGGATCGCCGTGCCTTCAGGAGCGGATGTTCCGGAGGGTATTTTTGCCGCCGACGAGGAGAAAAAACTCCTCTCCAGGCTCGCTGATTTCCCGAAGGAGGCCGAAAAGGCATCGAAGGATCTGGCCCCCCACATCCTGGTGAACTACGTCTCGGACCTTGCCGGGGACTTCCACTCCTTCTACAACGCCCACAGGGTGCTCGGCGAGGAAGAGCAGGTGATGAAGGCCAGGCTGCTCCTGATGCAGGCCGCCGGCACGGTTATTTCCACCGTTCTGGGCCTCCTCGGCGTGGCGGCACCGGAGAGGATGTAA
- the dnaB gene encoding replicative DNA helicase has product MMAALPSWDRTPPVSPEAERAALGACLMDREALNIVLEVLQPEDFYDLNHRAAYEIIYEMAQRDKPVDPLTFLEELARQGKGERLGGQPFVASLVDSVPTTANVEYHAGIVRDKAIHRRLISAGNTIVKLGYSEELDVDEVLEEAERAVFEIAQKRNTTNFRHIGEVLGKTFLQIEEQYNRSDQDVTGFNSGFYELDRLMGGFQPGSLNIVAARPSMGKTAFAINIAQFGGQGMKRPVLIFSLEMGAEQLVQRMLGAEARINIHDLRNGSFPKSSWETLAEAAGRLAEAPVYIDDSSMLSTLELRARCRRFKSRHKDLGLVVVDYLQLMNSSRRIENKQQEVAEISRGLKGVARELEVPVIALSQLSRAVEQRTEKKPQLSDLRDSGAIEQDADTVMLLYRPGYYEAGAPGEEDDNRAFINLAKHRNGPTGEISLVFLREYTRFVNADRSY; this is encoded by the coding sequence ATGATGGCCGCCCTCCCGTCGTGGGACAGAACGCCCCCCGTCTCCCCCGAGGCGGAGCGCGCAGCTCTCGGCGCATGTCTCATGGACCGGGAGGCGCTCAATATTGTCCTTGAAGTTCTCCAGCCGGAGGACTTTTACGACCTGAACCACCGGGCCGCCTACGAGATCATCTACGAGATGGCCCAGAGGGACAAGCCGGTGGACCCCCTGACATTTCTCGAAGAACTCGCCCGGCAGGGAAAAGGGGAGCGCCTCGGAGGGCAGCCCTTCGTCGCTTCCCTGGTGGACAGCGTCCCCACCACCGCAAACGTGGAATACCATGCGGGCATCGTCCGGGACAAGGCTATCCACAGGCGGCTCATCTCCGCGGGGAACACCATCGTCAAGCTCGGCTATTCCGAGGAGCTGGACGTGGACGAGGTCCTCGAGGAAGCCGAGCGGGCGGTGTTCGAGATCGCCCAGAAGAGGAACACCACCAACTTCCGGCACATCGGCGAGGTCCTCGGCAAAACCTTCCTCCAGATCGAGGAGCAGTACAACCGTTCAGACCAGGACGTGACGGGCTTCAATTCGGGATTCTACGAACTCGACAGGCTCATGGGCGGGTTCCAGCCGGGAAGCCTGAACATCGTGGCCGCCCGTCCCTCCATGGGAAAAACGGCCTTCGCCATCAACATCGCCCAGTTCGGCGGCCAGGGAATGAAGCGCCCTGTGCTCATCTTCAGCCTGGAAATGGGTGCGGAGCAGCTCGTCCAGCGGATGCTCGGCGCAGAGGCCAGGATCAACATCCACGACCTCCGGAACGGCTCCTTTCCCAAGTCTTCCTGGGAGACCCTGGCCGAAGCGGCCGGAAGGCTTGCCGAGGCCCCCGTCTACATTGACGACAGCTCCATGCTCTCCACCCTGGAGCTCCGGGCCCGGTGCCGCCGATTCAAGTCCAGGCACAAGGACCTCGGGCTCGTGGTGGTGGACTACCTGCAGCTCATGAACTCCTCAAGGCGCATCGAGAACAAGCAGCAGGAAGTGGCGGAAATTTCCCGGGGACTGAAGGGGGTGGCCCGGGAACTGGAAGTTCCCGTCATCGCCCTGTCCCAGCTTTCCAGGGCTGTGGAGCAGCGGACGGAAAAGAAGCCCCAGCTCTCCGACCTCCGGGACAGCGGAGCCATCGAGCAGGACGCCGACACGGTCATGCTGCTGTACCGCCCCGGCTACTACGAGGCGGGCGCCCCGGGGGAGGAAGACGACAACAGGGCGTTCATCAACCTGGCCAAGCACAGGAACGGCCCCACAGGGGAGATCTCCCTCGTCTTCCTCAGGGAATACACCCGGTTCGTGAATGCCGACCGTTCCTATTGA
- a CDS encoding YybS family protein: MTPTRSLVESSLLAGLAVILFLAAHFLPFVGAAFSLLAPAPLVILGLRHDLKKAALGLAIGTLLTAVFLGPLSSLFFLLGFGVLGIGLGFLARRCSSGVEVMLFGILLSLGSKLLLMVIAARVTGINPFQLDGPEMQAMVDRIFGFYESAGMSRESLSAVRDQFSQAIGVLPVIFPTILSMAAALDCYLSYTVSGFVLKRISGTSLPPLPPFSRWRFPKSVFGALLVSVLLSVFGAREGEWNLAMRIGTNVRMLVNFLFLFQGLSLYWYYLGGGDSPHRGAGRFFRTVAIIMAVLVPMLSTATVMVGIADMWLDFRTRFRRNDER; the protein is encoded by the coding sequence GTGACCCCCACACGAAGCCTGGTGGAATCGTCCCTCCTTGCGGGCCTTGCCGTGATCCTCTTCCTGGCGGCCCATTTTCTCCCCTTCGTCGGGGCGGCGTTCTCCCTGCTCGCCCCCGCACCCCTCGTGATACTCGGCCTGCGCCATGACCTGAAAAAGGCCGCTCTCGGACTGGCCATCGGCACCCTGCTCACCGCCGTTTTTCTCGGTCCTCTTTCGTCCCTCTTCTTTCTTCTCGGGTTCGGCGTCCTGGGCATCGGTCTCGGATTCCTGGCCAGGCGGTGCTCCAGCGGCGTGGAGGTGATGCTCTTCGGCATCCTCCTCTCCCTGGGAAGCAAGCTTCTTCTCATGGTCATCGCCGCGCGGGTGACGGGCATCAACCCCTTCCAGCTCGACGGGCCGGAAATGCAGGCCATGGTGGACAGGATCTTCGGCTTCTACGAATCGGCCGGAATGTCCCGGGAATCCCTGTCTGCGGTCCGGGATCAGTTTTCCCAGGCCATAGGGGTGCTTCCGGTGATTTTTCCCACCATTCTCAGCATGGCTGCGGCCCTGGACTGCTATCTCAGCTACACGGTGAGCGGTTTTGTCCTGAAGCGGATCAGCGGAACCTCCCTTCCCCCCCTGCCTCCCTTCTCGAGGTGGAGATTTCCGAAGAGCGTCTTCGGCGCCCTTCTGGTATCGGTGCTTCTTTCCGTCTTCGGGGCCCGTGAGGGGGAATGGAACCTGGCGATGCGCATCGGCACCAACGTCAGGATGCTCGTGAACTTTCTGTTTCTCTTCCAGGGACTCTCCCTCTACTGGTATTACCTCGGCGGAGGGGACAGCCCCCACCGGGGGGCGGGCCGTTTCTTCAGGACCGTTGCTATAATAATGGCGGTTCTCGTGCCCATGCTTTCCACCGCCACCGTCATGGTCGGCATAGCGGATATGTGGCTTGATTTCCGAACCCGTTTCAGGAGGAATGATGAACGATGA